CAGCACCAGCACGATCACCAGCAGTTCCGCGAGCAGCACAAGTACCAGCAGCGCCTGGGGCAGGCACAGTTCAGGCAGGAAGAATTCCTTGCCTTGTTCGTCAGGCTGGCGGTGCTTGAGGGGATCATTTCGCATCGGCTCAGTCTCAACGTTGCGGTGGTCAGCGGCAAGCCGGCGCGCAATAAAAAAACTGCAACCTGTTATTATCGCGGGCACGCCAATTTCAGCAGATCAACGAGCGAATCCATGAGCACCGACAAGACCAACCAGTCCTGGGGCGGCCGCTTCAGTGAACCCGTCGACGCCTTCGTCGCGCGCTTCACCGCCTCCGTCACTTTCGACCAACGCCTTTATCGCCACGACATCATGGGCTCGATTGCCCACGCCACGATGCTGGCCAAGGTCGGCGTTCTTACCGACGCCGAGCGCGACACCATCGTCGAGGGCCTGAACAGCATTCGGGCCGAGATCGAAGCGGGCAGTTTCGACTGGCGCGTCGATCTGGAAGACGTGCACATGAACATCGAAGCGCGCCTGACCGACCGCATCGGCGTCACCGGCAAGAAGCTGCACACCGGCCGCAGCCGCAACGATCAGGTTGCTACCGATATCCGCCTGTGGCTGCGCGATGAGATCGACCTGATCCTCAGCGAAATCACCCGCCTGCAACAAGGCCTGCTGGGCCAGGCCGAGCGTGAAGCCGAGACCATCATGCCGGGCTTCACCCACTTGCAGACCGCGCAGCCGGTGACGTTCGGTCACCACATGCTGGCCTGGTTCGAAATGCTCAGCCGTGACTACGAGCGTCTTGTGGACTGCCGCAAACGCTTGAACCGCATGCCCCTGGGCAGCGCGGCACTGGCCGGCACGACGTACCCGATTGACCGCGAACTGACCTGCAAGCTGTTGGGTTTCGACGTCGTGGGCGGCAACTCCCTGGACAGCGTGTCGGACCGCGACTTCGCTATCGAATTCTGCTCTGCGGCGAGCATTGCGATGATGCACTTGTCGCGCTTCTCCGAAGAGTTGGTGCTGTGGACCAGCGCGCAATTCCAGTTCATCGATTTGCCTGATCGTTTCTGCACCGGCAGCTCGATCATGCCGCAGAAGAAAAACCCCGACGTGCCGGAACTGGTGCGCGGCAAGAGCGGCCGGGTGTTCGGCGCCTTGATGGGCCTGCTGACCTTGATGAAGGGCCAACCGCTGGCCTACAACAAGGACAACCAGGAAGACAAGGAACCGCTGTTCGACGCTGCCGACACCCTGCGCGATTCGTTGCGGGCGTTTGCCGACATGATCCCGGCGATCAAGCCCAAGCACGCCATCATGCGTGAAGCCGCGCTGCGGGGTTTCTCCACCGCGACCGATCTGGCGGATTATCTGGTGCGTCGCGGCCTGCCATTCCGTGATTGCCACGAAATCGTCGGTCACGCTGTGAAATACGGCGTGGAAAGCGGCAAGGACCTGGCGGAAATGAGCCTGGAAGAGTTGCGCAAATTCAGCGTTCAGATCGAGCAGGATGTATTTGCCGTGCTGACGCTGGAGGGTTCGGTCAACGCCCGTAACCACATCGGCGGCACCGCACCGGCACAGGTCAAGGCCGCAGTGGTACGTGGTCAGGCGTTGTTGGCGGCGCGTTAATAGTTCGGCTTGTGGGAGAAACTTTGTGGGAGCAAGCTTGCTTGCGAAAGGGTCAGGGCATCCAACGCATCTTTCAGCGTTCAGACGATTGCCTTCGCGAGCAAGCTCGCTCCCACACAAGCCTCGCTCCAACGGGTAATACCTGTTACGGCCTCACCCGCTCGAGAAACGCCGGAAGTTCGGCGTCCTTGTCGATGGCGATGCGTTGCACGTGAGGATTTTGCGCCAGACGTGCGAGCAGTGCCCGAGCGCAGGGCATGTCTTGCAGATAATCCGTATCAAACAACTGTTTGCCCACTGACCGGGCCAGGTCGACGCTGTACAGAAAGTACAGATCCGCCACGCTAAAAACCTCTCCCGCGACATAAGGTGCGAAGCGCGCACGTTGCTTCAACGCCGCAAAACCCTTGATCAGATCCCGCTGAGCCTTGTCCTTCAGCGCCTGAGGCGTCGGCCTGCCGCCGAAAAAGACTTCGACGTAGCAAATACGCGCCGGTAGCTCGATATACAGCTCGATTTCCTTGGCCAGCGTCCAGACTTGCGCACGTTCGAACGGGTCTGCGGGTACCAGGCCGTGGGCCGGATAGACTTCCTCCAGATAACTCAGGATGACGTCCGTTTCGCTGATAAAACCCTGCGCGGTTTGCAGGATCGGCACCTTGCCCCGGGCGCTGATGGCCAGGACAGCGGGGTTCTGGCAGCCATGCAAAGGGATCGTTTCGAAGGGCAGTTGCTTCTCCAGCAGCGCCAGTTTGACCATGTTGAAATAATTACTCGCGGCAAATCCATACAGCTTCAGCATTGCGGGCCTCCTGACCGGTTAAGACTCAAGTCCTTGAACGGTATGGATTTTAATGGATTTTCAAGGGTTGGAGAGGCAACGAGGCACTGCGCTGGCAAATTCAGAATTGGCTGTCAGAACACTCCTGCAACGTTTCCCGAGTCTGTGAATCACTCTGGCGCCCAATACGGGTAAACTGGCGGCCATTTCCGAGGAGCACGCCATGACCGACGCCATCGACAACGACGAAGAAGAATTCGCAGAATCGACCCTGATCCAGGCCATCGAGAACCAGATTGAAAGCGACAATCCGCCCGCCGCCAAAGCCACGTTCAACAAGTTGACCCTGGTGGGCTACGAGCGAGAAGAGATCCTGCAACTGATGGCCCATGTCCTGGCCGTCGAGATCGATGCGCTGCTGGAAGCAGACCGCGCGTTTGACACCGAGTGGTATGAACAGGCGCTGCGCAAGCTGCCCGAGCTGCCGCCAGAGGCATGATCCGGCTCGATTGACGGCCCTCAAGATAAGCCCTGCAAAAATTTCAGACTGTGGCTACACTGCAAATGCCCCGCTGCCATGAAACACCCCGGGGCTGTCACGCCAAGCCAGCCTTAACGGTCATCCAGAACCGACAAGCGCAGCACAGACCTGTCGATTCCAGAGAGCCCGCCGGCCAGCGCGGCGTATCACTACAAAAGTCTGGAGCACCTATGTCGTATACCCCTGAGTTGGTTGCCGAACTGGAAATCCTCGCACTGTTTAATCTGGGCAATACCCTTGAAGGGCTCAAAGTCCACCACGTTGCTGCCCCGACCGCCATTGCCGCTGCCCAAAGACTCTTCGAAAAAGGACTGACCACGCAGGTCGATGGAGGCTATCTGACAAGCCTGGGGCTTGAAGCCGCTCAACACGCCCAGTCGTTGCTGACCATACTGAACGTAGCCAAAGAAGCCGCTTGAGCTCAGACAGGGTCCGCCAGCAAAAAAGCTCTGACGGACCCTTCATTTACAAAAACTGCGGCCGATAGAAAATTGGCGCCAGAACAAAAACCTCGCTGAAGGTGTTCGCTTTCAGACTGTAACTGCCCGCCGTCACGTTCATTCTGAATGATCACCCTTACGAGCTCCGGCAGCCGGTTTGAATTGCGATGACGCGTAATTTTGAAATTCGTCCCGACCTGGATGAAGGCATCGACCGAAAGGTGCTGACGCAGCTGCGTGCCCGCTTT
This genomic window from Pseudomonas sp. G.S.17 contains:
- a CDS encoding glutathione S-transferase; amino-acid sequence: MLKLYGFAASNYFNMVKLALLEKQLPFETIPLHGCQNPAVLAISARGKVPILQTAQGFISETDVILSYLEEVYPAHGLVPADPFERAQVWTLAKEIELYIELPARICYVEVFFGGRPTPQALKDKAQRDLIKGFAALKQRARFAPYVAGEVFSVADLYFLYSVDLARSVGKQLFDTDYLQDMPCARALLARLAQNPHVQRIAIDKDAELPAFLERVRP
- a CDS encoding TIGR02647 family protein, whose product is MSYTPELVAELEILALFNLGNTLEGLKVHHVAAPTAIAAAQRLFEKGLTTQVDGGYLTSLGLEAAQHAQSLLTILNVAKEAA
- the argH gene encoding argininosuccinate lyase, translated to MSTDKTNQSWGGRFSEPVDAFVARFTASVTFDQRLYRHDIMGSIAHATMLAKVGVLTDAERDTIVEGLNSIRAEIEAGSFDWRVDLEDVHMNIEARLTDRIGVTGKKLHTGRSRNDQVATDIRLWLRDEIDLILSEITRLQQGLLGQAEREAETIMPGFTHLQTAQPVTFGHHMLAWFEMLSRDYERLVDCRKRLNRMPLGSAALAGTTYPIDRELTCKLLGFDVVGGNSLDSVSDRDFAIEFCSAASIAMMHLSRFSEELVLWTSAQFQFIDLPDRFCTGSSIMPQKKNPDVPELVRGKSGRVFGALMGLLTLMKGQPLAYNKDNQEDKEPLFDAADTLRDSLRAFADMIPAIKPKHAIMREAALRGFSTATDLADYLVRRGLPFRDCHEIVGHAVKYGVESGKDLAEMSLEELRKFSVQIEQDVFAVLTLEGSVNARNHIGGTAPAQVKAAVVRGQALLAAR